A region from the Sphingomonas sp. S2-65 genome encodes:
- the hisD gene encoding histidinol dehydrogenase: MIRLNSTSADFAGAFTELVNARREADADVARDVAAIVAKVRDEGDAALKELTQRFDRFDLDASGWTIDRAECLAAYEGLTDELREALELAAERIAAYHIKQVPGNSESVEQGIRLGARWRPVDAAGVYVPGGRAAYPSSVLMNAIPAKAAGVKRLVMVTPTPNGDVNPLVLAAAHIAGVDELWRLGGAQAIAALAYGTERIASVDVITGPGNAWVAEAKRQLYGVVGIDMVAGPSEIVVVADSKNDPDWIAADLLSQAEHDPTSQSILFTDDPSFADAVAAAVDAQIETLATRDTAAASWDANGAIILVPSLVEAIPLVDRLAPEHLELACDEADVLFELVRHAGSVFLGRHTPEAVGDYVAGPNHVLPTGRRARFASGLSVLDFMKRTSFLGLDETGLAAIGPAAVALAKAEGLPAHAHSVAIRLGR; encoded by the coding sequence ATGATCCGGCTCAATTCCACTTCGGCTGACTTCGCGGGCGCCTTCACCGAACTGGTCAATGCCCGCCGCGAAGCCGATGCCGACGTCGCGCGCGATGTCGCGGCGATTGTGGCTAAGGTGCGCGACGAAGGCGACGCGGCGCTCAAGGAACTGACCCAGCGGTTCGACCGCTTCGACCTCGACGCTTCGGGGTGGACGATCGACCGGGCGGAATGCCTGGCGGCGTATGAGGGGCTGACCGACGAACTGCGCGAGGCGCTGGAACTCGCCGCCGAGCGGATCGCCGCCTACCACATCAAGCAGGTTCCCGGGAACAGCGAGAGCGTCGAGCAGGGCATCCGCCTGGGCGCCCGCTGGCGGCCGGTGGATGCCGCGGGCGTGTATGTGCCCGGTGGACGTGCTGCCTATCCGTCTTCGGTGCTGATGAACGCGATCCCCGCGAAAGCGGCGGGAGTGAAGCGGCTGGTGATGGTGACGCCGACCCCGAACGGTGACGTGAACCCGCTGGTGCTCGCCGCCGCGCATATCGCCGGCGTGGACGAGCTGTGGCGCCTTGGTGGCGCGCAGGCGATCGCCGCGCTGGCGTATGGTACCGAGCGGATCGCGTCGGTGGACGTGATCACCGGCCCCGGCAATGCGTGGGTCGCCGAGGCCAAGCGCCAGCTATATGGCGTGGTCGGCATCGACATGGTGGCGGGCCCGTCCGAAATCGTCGTGGTCGCCGATAGCAAGAACGATCCCGACTGGATTGCCGCCGACCTGCTCAGCCAGGCCGAGCATGACCCGACCAGCCAGTCGATCCTGTTCACCGACGATCCGAGTTTTGCCGATGCGGTCGCGGCCGCGGTGGACGCGCAGATCGAGACGCTGGCGACGCGCGACACCGCGGCCGCGAGTTGGGACGCGAACGGGGCGATCATACTGGTGCCGAGCCTGGTCGAGGCAATCCCGCTGGTCGACCGGCTGGCGCCCGAGCATCTCGAGCTTGCCTGCGACGAGGCCGACGTGCTGTTCGAGCTGGTGCGGCATGCCGGATCGGTGTTCCTGGGGCGGCATACGCCAGAGGCGGTGGGCGATTACGTCGCCGGGCCGAACCATGTGCTGCCGACCGGTCGGCGCGCCCGCTTCGCGTCGGGGCTGTCGGTGCTCGACTTCATGAAGCGGACCAGCTTCCTGGGATTGGACGAAACCGGACTCGCTGCTATCGGACCCGCCGCGGTAGCCCTGGCCAAGGCCGAAGGGCTTCCCGCCCACGCTCATTCGGTTGCGATCCGCCTGGGTCGCTAA
- the hisG gene encoding ATP phosphoribosyltransferase, with the protein MQEPLILAVPKGRILEEALPLLAAVGIVPEAAFSDENSRALRFATNNPMIDLIRVRAFDVATFVAHGAAQLGIVGSDVLAEFAYSELYAPVDLGIGRCRVSVAEPADMAERDDPRGWSHVRIATKYPHITRAHFEARGVQAECVKLNGAMELAPVLGLAPRIVDLVSSGRTLKENGLVEVEVIAEVTSRLVVNRAAFKTRAAEVVPLVDGFRRAVA; encoded by the coding sequence ATGCAAGAACCCTTGATCCTCGCCGTGCCCAAGGGCCGGATTCTCGAAGAAGCGTTGCCGCTGCTGGCTGCCGTCGGGATCGTCCCCGAAGCGGCGTTCAGCGACGAGAACAGCCGTGCGCTGCGTTTCGCGACCAACAATCCCATGATCGACCTGATCCGCGTGCGCGCGTTCGACGTGGCGACCTTCGTCGCGCATGGCGCCGCACAGCTGGGGATCGTCGGATCGGACGTGCTGGCCGAGTTCGCCTATTCGGAGCTCTACGCCCCGGTCGACCTGGGTATCGGGCGCTGCCGGGTGTCGGTGGCCGAGCCAGCTGACATGGCCGAGCGCGACGATCCGCGCGGCTGGAGCCATGTGCGCATCGCCACCAAATACCCGCACATCACCCGGGCGCATTTCGAGGCGCGGGGCGTTCAGGCCGAGTGCGTGAAGCTGAACGGCGCGATGGAGCTCGCGCCGGTGCTGGGCCTGGCGCCGCGCATCGTCGACCTGGTGTCGTCGGGCCGCACGCTGAAGGAAAACGGACTGGTGGAAGTGGAAGTGATCGCCGAAGTGACCAGCCGTCTCGTGGTGAACCGCGCGGCGTTCAAGACCCGAGCGGCCGAGGTCGTGCCGCTGGTCGACGGCTTCCGGAGGGCTGTGGCATGA
- a CDS encoding DUF2332 domain-containing protein, translating into MADEHTNRASFGIQAEYCTAMAAPITARVSRVLGTALSRDSRTGRRVLDWPGEPVADALVLRLVGGFHALHRRGVAALAPVFTGAETGEARVAAILQQVVAAHDGDLLPWLDGPPQTNEAGRSAGLMTGILHLARRYGPRIEVLEIGSSAGLNLLVGRYRFDLGGVTFGPEASPVEIRPEWRGPPPPDAPVEIVSARGVDIQPLDLLTDRDAERLQAYCWVDNADRQARLEKAIAMVRAEGVDLAQGDAADWLEARLAEPQAPGVTRVLMHSVVWQYLPQATQHRIAAGMQAAGARATSDRPVGWVMMEPNRNLHRQEVRVLGWPGDTPMQLVALTHAHGAWVEACAPPYESRAYVMRED; encoded by the coding sequence ATGGCGGACGAACATACCAATCGTGCCAGCTTCGGCATCCAGGCCGAGTATTGCACTGCAATGGCGGCGCCGATCACCGCCCGCGTCTCGCGCGTGCTGGGCACCGCACTCAGCCGCGACAGCCGGACCGGGCGCCGGGTACTCGATTGGCCGGGCGAGCCCGTTGCCGATGCGCTGGTGCTCCGGCTGGTCGGAGGTTTCCACGCGCTGCATCGCCGGGGCGTTGCGGCGCTGGCGCCGGTATTCACGGGTGCTGAGACAGGCGAGGCGCGCGTCGCCGCGATCCTGCAGCAGGTCGTGGCAGCGCATGACGGCGATCTGCTGCCCTGGCTCGATGGCCCGCCCCAGACCAACGAGGCCGGTCGCTCGGCGGGGCTGATGACGGGGATCCTCCACCTTGCCCGGCGATACGGGCCCAGGATCGAAGTGCTGGAGATCGGCTCCAGCGCCGGGCTCAACCTGCTGGTCGGCCGCTACCGCTTCGATCTCGGCGGCGTCACCTTCGGCCCCGAGGCCTCGCCCGTCGAGATCCGCCCGGAGTGGCGCGGACCGCCACCGCCGGATGCGCCGGTCGAGATCGTCTCGGCGCGCGGCGTCGACATTCAGCCGCTCGACCTCCTCACCGACCGCGACGCCGAACGGCTTCAGGCCTATTGCTGGGTCGACAATGCCGATCGTCAGGCGCGGCTGGAAAAGGCGATCGCGATGGTACGCGCCGAGGGCGTCGATCTGGCGCAGGGCGACGCCGCCGACTGGCTCGAGGCGCGGCTTGCCGAGCCGCAGGCGCCCGGCGTAACGCGCGTACTGATGCACTCGGTGGTGTGGCAGTATCTGCCGCAAGCGACCCAGCACCGCATCGCTGCCGGCATGCAGGCAGCCGGCGCCCGCGCCACGTCCGATCGCCCGGTCGGCTGGGTGATGATGGAGCCCAATCGCAACCTCCACCGGCAGGAGGTTCGCGTGCTCGGCTGGCCGGGTGACACGCCGATGCAGCTCGTCGCACTCACCCACGCGCACGGCGCCTGGGTCGAGGCATGCGCGCCGCCCTACGAGTCGCGTGCCTATGTCATGCGGGAGGATTGA
- a CDS encoding DUF6157 family protein translates to MHSTNYRDTLITVSSDCPVSTGIVPEKPGSVAAVQHALLAEPYTRTSDDLLHAAHLARGGEKSREAFFAKPQACLRASPLVKQFGWGLHHDGEGRVSLVAMESASYQRLLDDPAVRKTPGMRSKR, encoded by the coding sequence ATGCACAGCACCAACTATCGCGACACGCTGATCACCGTGTCGTCCGACTGCCCGGTGTCGACGGGCATCGTTCCGGAAAAGCCGGGTAGCGTCGCTGCCGTCCAGCATGCGCTGCTCGCCGAGCCTTATACCCGGACCAGCGACGATCTGCTGCACGCCGCGCATCTGGCACGCGGCGGCGAGAAAAGCCGCGAGGCGTTTTTTGCCAAGCCCCAGGCCTGCCTTCGCGCTTCGCCGCTGGTGAAGCAGTTCGGCTGGGGTCTCCATCATGACGGCGAGGGCAGGGTGTCCCTGGTGGCGATGGAGAGTGCGAGCTACCAGCGGCTGCTCGACGATCCCGCTGTTCGCAAGACACCGGGCATGCGCAGCAAGCGCTGA
- a CDS encoding alpha/beta fold hydrolase, which produces MDLQRIALSSGVELDVAIAGDPANPPIILLHGFPESHRTWRHQIPELARDHYVIAPDQRGYAGSSKPEGVENYKADKIIADLMALADALDVQHFTLAGHDWGGAIAWGAAILHPLRVKRLVILNAPHPHVFQKSLYDDPAQRKASQYVSFFRSTTIDQGMTGSALEHFFASNFAQHVVGGIAGDEKAIYMAQWGQPGAMTAMLNWYRASGFDVPKPDEEVARPATLDGPFPPVTQPTLVIWGMRDKALLPMQVDGLDPYVPHLTRVKIEDGGHFIPWEKPEAVNAALRDWLAAQT; this is translated from the coding sequence ATGGACTTGCAGCGCATCGCCTTGTCGAGCGGCGTCGAGCTGGACGTCGCCATCGCCGGCGATCCGGCGAACCCGCCGATAATCCTGCTCCACGGCTTTCCGGAATCGCACCGCACCTGGCGCCACCAGATCCCGGAGCTGGCACGCGACCATTATGTGATCGCGCCGGACCAGCGCGGCTATGCCGGGTCTTCCAAGCCCGAAGGAGTCGAGAACTACAAGGCCGACAAGATCATCGCCGACCTGATGGCGCTCGCCGACGCGCTGGACGTGCAGCACTTCACCCTGGCCGGCCATGACTGGGGCGGCGCGATCGCCTGGGGCGCGGCGATCCTACATCCGCTGAGGGTGAAGCGGCTGGTGATCCTGAACGCGCCGCACCCGCACGTCTTCCAGAAGAGCCTGTACGACGACCCGGCCCAGCGCAAGGCGAGCCAGTACGTCAGCTTCTTCCGCTCGACCACGATCGACCAGGGCATGACCGGATCGGCGCTCGAGCATTTCTTCGCGTCCAACTTCGCCCAGCATGTGGTGGGCGGAATCGCGGGCGACGAGAAGGCGATCTACATGGCGCAATGGGGCCAGCCCGGCGCAATGACGGCGATGCTCAACTGGTACCGCGCGAGCGGTTTCGACGTGCCCAAGCCCGATGAGGAAGTGGCGCGCCCAGCCACGCTGGATGGTCCCTTCCCGCCGGTGACGCAGCCGACGCTGGTGATCTGGGGCATGCGGGACAAAGCGTTGTTGCCGATGCAGGTCGACGGCCTCGACCCCTATGTCCCCCACCTCACCCGCGTGAAGATCGAGGATGGCGGACACTTCATCCCGTGGGAGAAGCCCGAGGCGGTGAATGCCGCGTTGCGCGACTGGCTGGCCGCACAAACCTAG
- a CDS encoding pirin family protein — MSDLAPADLILQTIEPTTHDLGGFKVHRTLPSKPRTMVGPFIFFDQMGPARLSVGNGIDVRPHPHINLATVTYLYAGAIDHRDSLGTFATIAPGAVNLMTAGHGIVHSERSPSAERAVGPELSGIQTWLALPERNEDMDPAFEHVPAGDLPVVEAGGATARVVMGELWGVSAPTTNYAQTIYADIMLEPGASIPIDPAADERALYVAMGDANLDGLELAPLRLYVLRPGTSATLRSERGGRVMLCGGEAFTTPRHVWWNFVSSSRDRINQAKEDWTAGRFPKVPGDDKEWIPIPQVPKTVSYP; from the coding sequence ATGAGCGACCTCGCACCCGCCGACTTGATCCTGCAGACGATCGAGCCCACCACCCATGATCTGGGCGGGTTCAAGGTCCACCGCACCCTGCCTTCCAAGCCGCGGACGATGGTCGGGCCGTTCATCTTCTTCGACCAGATGGGCCCGGCGCGGCTCTCGGTCGGCAATGGCATCGACGTGCGCCCGCACCCGCATATCAACCTGGCGACGGTGACGTACCTCTATGCCGGGGCGATCGACCATCGCGACTCGCTCGGCACTTTCGCGACGATCGCGCCGGGCGCGGTGAACCTGATGACCGCCGGGCACGGCATCGTCCATTCGGAGCGCTCACCCTCCGCCGAGCGCGCGGTGGGGCCCGAACTGTCTGGCATCCAGACCTGGCTGGCGCTGCCCGAGCGCAACGAGGACATGGACCCGGCGTTCGAGCATGTACCCGCCGGCGACTTGCCCGTCGTCGAGGCGGGCGGCGCGACGGCGCGGGTGGTGATGGGCGAGCTGTGGGGCGTCTCCGCGCCGACCACCAACTACGCCCAGACCATCTATGCCGACATCATGCTGGAGCCCGGCGCAAGCATCCCGATCGACCCGGCGGCGGACGAGCGCGCGCTGTATGTCGCGATGGGCGACGCCAATCTGGACGGGCTGGAGCTGGCGCCACTGCGACTCTACGTGCTGCGCCCCGGCACCTCCGCCACCCTGCGTTCCGAGCGCGGCGGGCGAGTGATGCTGTGCGGCGGCGAAGCTTTTACCACCCCGCGCCACGTCTGGTGGAACTTCGTGTCCTCAAGCCGCGACCGGATCAACCAGGCTAAGGAAGACTGGACCGCCGGCCGCTTTCCCAAGGTGCCGGGCGACGACAAGGAGTGGATCCCGATTCCCCAGGTGCCCAAGACCGTCAGCTATCCCTGA
- a CDS encoding glutathione S-transferase, whose protein sequence is MPYDLWYWPSIQGRGEFVRLALEAGGIAYRDRAREEGAEALMADMRARGPRGPFAPPYLARDGATVAQVANILLFLGEREGLAPSEPGDRLWLHQLQLTIADFVAEVHQVHHPVGTSLYYEDQKAEAARFASEFREERMPKFLGYFEQAAQANPGEWLVGGRWTYGDTSLFQLVEGLRYMFPRRMQAIERDYPALLAIHDRVGDLPGIRGYLASERRIPFNEDGIFRRYPELDAQ, encoded by the coding sequence ATGCCCTACGACCTTTGGTATTGGCCGAGCATCCAGGGTCGCGGCGAGTTCGTCCGGCTCGCGCTCGAAGCCGGCGGGATCGCGTACCGCGACCGCGCCCGCGAGGAGGGTGCCGAAGCACTGATGGCGGACATGCGCGCGCGGGGGCCTCGCGGTCCGTTCGCGCCCCCATATCTGGCGCGGGACGGAGCAACGGTCGCGCAGGTCGCCAACATCCTGCTGTTCTTGGGCGAGCGCGAGGGGCTGGCGCCGTCCGAGCCGGGCGACCGGCTCTGGCTGCACCAGCTTCAGCTGACGATCGCGGATTTCGTGGCCGAGGTGCACCAGGTGCATCACCCGGTCGGCACCAGCCTGTATTACGAGGACCAGAAGGCCGAGGCGGCGCGATTTGCATCCGAGTTCCGCGAGGAGCGAATGCCAAAGTTCCTCGGCTATTTCGAGCAGGCGGCGCAGGCTAATCCGGGCGAATGGCTGGTCGGCGGGCGCTGGACCTATGGCGACACCTCGCTGTTCCAACTGGTCGAAGGCCTCCGCTATATGTTCCCGCGCCGCATGCAGGCGATCGAGCGCGACTATCCCGCGCTGCTGGCGATCCATGACCGCGTCGGCGACCTGCCCGGCATCCGCGGCTATCTTGCCAGCGAACGCCGCATCCCCTTCAACGAAGACGGCATCTTCCGCCGCTATCCGGAGCTCGACGCGCAATGA
- a CDS encoding BolA family protein → MTMPSSAPLADQIAARLTASLNPTQLHVSNDSAQHRGHLGDDGTGETHFTVTVEAPAFTGLSRVARQRLVNQALADLLAERIHALAIKARAPGDA, encoded by the coding sequence ATGACCATGCCTTCCAGCGCCCCGTTGGCCGATCAGATCGCCGCTCGTCTCACGGCTTCCCTCAACCCGACGCAGCTTCACGTTTCCAACGACAGCGCCCAGCACCGCGGCCATCTCGGCGACGACGGCACCGGCGAGACTCACTTCACCGTCACCGTGGAAGCTCCTGCTTTCACCGGACTTTCGCGCGTGGCCCGCCAGCGGCTGGTGAACCAGGCGCTGGCCGACCTGCTCGCCGAGCGCATCCACGCCCTCGCGATCAAGGCACGCGCGCCGGGAGACGCGTAG
- a CDS encoding J domain-containing protein, whose product MASSQPKKDRPNARFHGRVEAPGRLCAEAGCDQAGEFRAPPLAGSGHATDGPPQFRWLCLEHVRAFNSGYNFFKGMSPDEIHDAQRPLAGWERETRAFNATGGTDRPPRWADFADPLDAIGARFRDRMKDHGERKDGRSLSGPDREALKTLDLEIDADRTMLRKRYSELVRKFHPDRNGGDRSNEGRLRRVIEAYQQLKGSPAFT is encoded by the coding sequence GTGGCCAGCAGCCAGCCCAAGAAAGATCGTCCGAATGCCCGCTTCCACGGCCGAGTGGAAGCGCCTGGGCGGCTGTGCGCCGAAGCCGGCTGCGACCAGGCGGGCGAGTTCCGCGCGCCCCCGCTTGCCGGCAGCGGCCACGCCACCGATGGGCCGCCGCAGTTCCGCTGGCTGTGCCTCGAGCATGTCCGCGCGTTCAACTCGGGATATAATTTCTTCAAGGGCATGAGCCCCGACGAGATCCACGACGCGCAGCGGCCCCTGGCTGGCTGGGAACGTGAGACCCGCGCCTTCAACGCGACGGGCGGCACTGATCGGCCGCCGCGCTGGGCCGATTTCGCCGATCCGCTCGATGCGATCGGCGCGCGTTTCCGGGACCGGATGAAAGACCATGGCGAGCGCAAGGACGGCCGGTCCTTGTCCGGCCCCGATCGCGAAGCGCTCAAGACGCTCGACCTGGAGATCGACGCCGACCGCACGATGCTCAGGAAGCGCTATTCGGAGTTGGTCCGCAAATTCCACCCCGACCGCAACGGCGGCGACCGCAGCAACGAGGGCCGGCTCCGCCGCGTGATCGAGGCGTATCAACAGCTCAAGGGGTCGCCCGCCTTCACCTAA
- a CDS encoding SRPBCC family protein, whose product MQDRNDTPVLELVTERLIDAPVTAVWRAYTHHLSEWFCPVPWRAEVVAMDLRAGGRSAVTMYGPEGEVMPNEGVYLEVVPERRIVFTDAFTHGWTPAGPFMVGTFEFEPEGDRTHYRGTARHWTAEAKDRHEAMGFAEGWGKVAEQWEAVAKRIAGQATA is encoded by the coding sequence ATGCAGGATCGGAACGACACGCCCGTCCTTGAACTCGTGACCGAGCGGCTGATCGACGCGCCGGTGACCGCGGTGTGGCGCGCCTATACCCATCATCTCAGCGAATGGTTCTGCCCGGTGCCGTGGCGCGCCGAGGTGGTGGCAATGGACCTGCGCGCCGGTGGCCGCTCGGCGGTCACCATGTACGGGCCGGAGGGCGAGGTGATGCCGAACGAGGGCGTGTACCTGGAAGTCGTGCCCGAACGGCGGATCGTCTTCACCGACGCCTTCACCCACGGCTGGACACCGGCAGGTCCGTTCATGGTCGGCACCTTCGAGTTCGAGCCCGAAGGCGACCGCACCCATTATCGCGGCACCGCCCGCCACTGGACGGCGGAAGCCAAAGACCGGCATGAGGCGATGGGTTTCGCCGAGGGCTGGGGCAAGGTCGCAGAGCAGTGGGAAGCCGTAGCCAAGCGGATCGCCGGCCAAGCGACCGCTTAG
- a CDS encoding VOC family protein — translation MSNPHGTPIWYELITGDPDAAQAFYTQVVGWSVSSFGGTTIDGPGDYRILSAADGQGIGGLMRTPAEAPPEPRWFGYIGVDDVDTAFAKVTEAGGSTLMPPTTLDGVGRLALVADPQGAPFYLMRGESPEPSHAFDPKAEGHCTWHELTTGDDQAALTFYGEQFGWSRAGAMPMGEMGDYSFLALGDVTIGAVMRAPSGERPSWQYYFRVGDIDAAHARIKAAGGIVHMGPMEVPGGDWIVVASDPQGARFGLVGSKG, via the coding sequence ATGAGCAATCCACATGGCACGCCGATCTGGTATGAGCTGATCACCGGCGATCCCGACGCGGCACAGGCTTTCTACACCCAAGTGGTCGGCTGGAGCGTCAGCAGCTTCGGCGGGACGACAATCGATGGGCCAGGTGATTACCGCATCCTGAGCGCCGCCGACGGCCAAGGCATCGGCGGCCTGATGCGGACCCCCGCCGAAGCCCCGCCCGAGCCGCGCTGGTTCGGCTATATTGGCGTCGACGATGTCGATACGGCGTTCGCCAAGGTGACGGAGGCCGGGGGCAGCACACTGATGCCTCCCACGACGCTGGATGGCGTCGGTCGTTTGGCCCTGGTCGCCGATCCGCAAGGCGCGCCCTTCTACTTGATGCGCGGTGAGAGCCCGGAGCCGAGCCACGCTTTCGATCCGAAAGCCGAGGGGCATTGCACCTGGCACGAACTCACGACCGGCGACGATCAGGCGGCACTCACCTTCTACGGCGAGCAGTTCGGCTGGAGCAGGGCCGGAGCGATGCCCATGGGCGAAATGGGCGACTACAGCTTCCTTGCCCTTGGCGACGTGACGATCGGCGCGGTGATGCGCGCGCCTTCGGGCGAGCGCCCGAGCTGGCAATACTATTTCCGCGTCGGTGACATCGACGCGGCGCACGCGCGGATCAAGGCTGCAGGGGGCATCGTCCATATGGGCCCGATGGAAGTTCCCGGCGGCGACTGGATCGTCGTGGCGAGCGACCCGCAGGGCGCGCGTTTCGGGCTGGTGGGCAGCAAGGGCTGA
- a CDS encoding DUF1428 domain-containing protein, translating into MSYIDGFVAPAKDRQAYLDMAAKAAPIFIEHGALHVVEGFGHDVPRGEVTDFYRALKAEEGETPVFSWIIWPDKATRDAGWEKVMADERMKPPAEMPFDGKRMFWGGFEPIVDLKA; encoded by the coding sequence ATGAGCTATATCGACGGTTTCGTGGCCCCGGCCAAGGACAGGCAGGCCTATCTCGACATGGCGGCCAAGGCGGCGCCGATCTTCATCGAACATGGCGCGCTGCACGTGGTGGAAGGCTTTGGCCACGACGTGCCGCGAGGCGAAGTCACCGACTTCTACCGGGCGCTCAAGGCAGAGGAGGGCGAGACCCCGGTCTTCTCCTGGATCATCTGGCCCGACAAGGCGACACGCGACGCCGGCTGGGAAAAGGTGATGGCCGACGAGCGGATGAAGCCGCCTGCCGAGATGCCGTTCGACGGCAAGCGCATGTTCTGGGGCGGGTTCGAGCCGATCGTCGACCTCAAGGCTTGA
- a CDS encoding glutathione S-transferase family protein yields MPIDPHSDIEVTAFEWVPDFARTYVRDFRVRWALEEAGRPYRTRLISAVDRPQDYFAEQPFGQVPAYRDTQVQLFESGAIVLHIGSSCEALLPADIVGRTRATAWLVAALNSVEPMLMELATVDLFAAGEPWAALRRPSLVEAIDKRLGHMSDTLGTRDFLEGRFTAGDLIMAAVLRGLDATDLLARHANLAAYQRRCLDRPAYAAAIAAQLADFRADAPIAA; encoded by the coding sequence ATGCCCATCGATCCCCATAGCGACATCGAAGTCACCGCTTTCGAGTGGGTGCCCGATTTCGCCCGCACCTATGTCCGCGATTTCCGCGTGCGCTGGGCATTGGAGGAAGCCGGTCGGCCCTATCGCACGCGGCTGATCAGCGCGGTCGATCGACCGCAGGACTATTTCGCCGAGCAGCCCTTCGGCCAAGTTCCGGCGTATCGTGACACCCAGGTCCAATTGTTCGAATCAGGCGCGATCGTCCTGCATATCGGCAGCAGTTGCGAGGCGCTTCTCCCGGCAGACATCGTCGGCCGGACCCGCGCCACCGCCTGGCTGGTCGCGGCGCTGAACAGCGTCGAGCCGATGCTGATGGAACTGGCGACGGTCGACCTATTCGCTGCCGGCGAGCCCTGGGCGGCGCTGCGCCGGCCCAGTCTGGTCGAAGCGATCGACAAGCGGCTCGGCCATATGTCCGACACGCTGGGCACGCGCGATTTTCTGGAAGGCCGGTTCACTGCTGGCGACTTGATCATGGCCGCGGTGCTTCGCGGGCTGGACGCCACCGATCTGCTGGCCCGCCACGCGAATCTCGCGGCATATCAACGGCGATGCCTCGATCGCCCGGCTTATGCCGCGGCGATCGCCGCCCAGCTGGCGGACTTCCGCGCCGACGCACCCATTGCAGCCTGA
- a CDS encoding VOC family protein, which translates to MPQKIIPSLWFHGDAEQAVSFYVTLLPDSRVDRIVRAPADTPAGPEGSVLVVEFTLAGQSYLALNGGPEFRFTEAVSFQILTDDQDETNRLWAAITGNGGAESMCGWCKDRWGLSWQITPRRLMELNTGPDRDRARRSMQAMMGMHKIDIATLERAADGN; encoded by the coding sequence ATGCCGCAAAAGATCATTCCCAGCCTCTGGTTCCACGGCGATGCCGAGCAAGCCGTGTCCTTCTACGTGACGCTCCTGCCCGACAGCCGGGTCGACAGGATCGTTCGCGCGCCGGCCGACACGCCCGCGGGTCCCGAAGGCAGCGTGCTGGTGGTGGAGTTCACGCTCGCCGGCCAGTCCTACCTGGCGCTGAACGGCGGGCCGGAGTTCCGCTTCACCGAAGCCGTGTCGTTCCAGATCCTGACCGACGACCAGGACGAAACCAACCGCCTGTGGGCGGCCATCACCGGCAATGGCGGCGCGGAGAGCATGTGCGGCTGGTGCAAGGACCGCTGGGGCCTGTCCTGGCAAATCACGCCGCGCCGATTGATGGAATTGAACACCGGCCCGGACCGGGACCGCGCGCGCCGCTCGATGCAGGCGATGATGGGCATGCACAAGATCGACATCGCGACGCTCGAACGCGCCGCCGACGGCAACTGA
- a CDS encoding DoxX family protein, with protein MSGLAILFLAMDAGGKLIVPETMIANSPPIGLPADAALYRLLGTILGVATLLYAVPRTAFLGAILLTAYLGGAVAMQLRVGSPLFSHTLFGVYLGLLVWAGLWLRDPRVRTLAPLRTLPLR; from the coding sequence TTGAGCGGCCTCGCTATCCTCTTCCTCGCGATGGATGCAGGCGGCAAGCTGATCGTGCCCGAGACGATGATCGCCAACAGTCCGCCAATCGGACTGCCCGCGGATGCCGCGCTCTACCGTCTCCTCGGCACCATCCTCGGCGTGGCCACGCTGCTGTACGCGGTTCCGCGCACTGCGTTCCTCGGCGCCATCCTGCTCACCGCCTATTTGGGCGGCGCCGTCGCCATGCAGTTGCGTGTCGGCAGTCCATTGTTCAGCCACACGCTGTTCGGCGTCTATCTGGGACTGTTGGTATGGGCCGGGCTTTGGCTGCGCGATCCGCGCGTCCGGACGCTCGCACCGCTTCGCACCCTGCCCCTGCGATAA
- a CDS encoding VOC family protein, with the protein MPKTIFVNLPVADVARSTAFYEAIGFTKDDRFSNEQGSAMKWSDEISIMILSHELYRSFMPHKAIADTSAASEVILCFSFDSREAVDAIVEQAVAAGGKGDVSAPDDHGYMYGRSFEDLDGHSFGPFHMDMEAAIAAMSAQTQVA; encoded by the coding sequence ATGCCGAAGACGATCTTCGTGAACCTACCCGTGGCCGACGTCGCCCGGTCGACTGCCTTCTACGAGGCGATCGGGTTCACCAAGGACGACCGGTTCAGCAACGAACAGGGCTCGGCCATGAAATGGTCGGATGAAATCTCGATCATGATCCTAAGCCACGAACTGTATCGAAGCTTCATGCCGCACAAGGCGATCGCCGACACGTCGGCGGCCAGCGAAGTGATCCTGTGCTTCTCCTTCGACAGCCGGGAGGCCGTGGACGCGATCGTCGAACAGGCGGTTGCCGCGGGCGGCAAAGGCGACGTCAGCGCGCCGGACGATCACGGCTATATGTACGGCCGCTCGTTCGAGGATCTCGACGGCCATAGCTTCGGCCCGTTCCACATGGACATGGAAGCCGCGATCGCCGCCATGTCCGCCCAGACGCAAGTGGCCTGA